The following proteins are encoded in a genomic region of Toxotes jaculatrix isolate fToxJac2 chromosome 3, fToxJac2.pri, whole genome shotgun sequence:
- the mapkapk2a gene encoding MAP kinase-activated protein kinase 2, whose amino-acid sequence MLSNAQNQPLFPNSAGQPNPTGQQNPTGQFLPFHARPSLQIKKNAITDDYKVTNQVLGLGINGRVLEIFQKKTGDKYALKMLQDCAKARREVELHWRASPCANIVRIIDVYENLYQNRKCLLIVMECMDGGELFSRIQDRGDQAFTEREASDIMKSIGEAIQFLHAINIAHRDVKPENLLYSSKRPNALLKLTDFGFAKETTSHNSLATPCYTPYYVAPEVLGPEKYDKSCDMWSLGVIMYILLCGYPPFYSNHGLAISPGMKKRIKMGQYEFPNPEWSDVSEEAKQLIRTLLKTEPTQRMTITEFMNHPWINQSMEVPQTPLHTSRVLKEEKDAWEDVKEEMTSALATMRVDYEQIKIKTIEDSTNPLLTKRRKKANSAVANP is encoded by the exons ATGTTGTCCAACGCACAGAACCAGCCACTGTTTCCCAACTCGGCGGGGCAGCCGAACCCGACCGGGCAACAGAACCCTACGGGCCAGTTCCTCCCCTTCCACGCCAGACCCAGCTTACAGATCAAGAAGAACGCCATAACAGACGACTACAAGGTGACCAACCAGGTGTTAGGGCTGGGTATCAACGGCAGGGTGCTTGAAATCTTCCAGAAGAAGACCGGAGACAAGTATGCGCTAAAG ATGCTGCAGGATTGTGCCAAAGCCCGTAGGGAAGTGGAGCTCCACTGGAGGGCGTCACCTTGTGCCAACATTGTGCGCATCATTGATGTCTATGAGAACCTCTAtcaaaacaggaagtgtctACTCATTGTCATGGAGTG caTGGATGGTGGTGAACTTTTTAGTCGAATCCAGGACAGAGGAGACCAGGCCTTCACAGAGAGAG AGGCATCTGATATCATGAAGAGCATAGGAGAGGCCATCCAGTTTCTGCATGCAATCAACATCGCACACAGAGACGTCAAG CCAGAGAATTTACTGTATTCCTCGAAGAGGCCGAATGCTCTGCTCAAACTCACAGACTTTGGCTTTGCCAAAGAAACCACCTCACACAACTCTTTAGCTACTCCGTGCTACACACCATACTATGTTG CTCCAGAGGTTCTGGGCCCAGAGAAATATGACAAGTCATGTGACATGTGGTCGTTGGGTGTCATCATGTATATCCT GTTGTGTGGATACCCTCCTTTTTATTCTAACCATGGTCTAGCCATCTCTCCTGGGATGAAGAAGAGAATCAAGATGGGCCAATATGAGTTTCCCAACCCTGAATGGTCTGATGTATCAGAAGAAG CTAAACAACTGATTAGGACCCTTCTAAAGACTGAGCCGACCCAAAGGATGACCATCACAGAGTTCATGAATCATCCATGGATCAAT CAATCGATGGAGGTTCCCCAGACCCCACTTCATACCAGTCGTGTActaaaggaggagaaagacgcGTGGGAGGATGTCAAG GAGGAAATGACCAGTGCCTTGGCAACAATGAGGGTCGACTACGAGCAAATCAAGATCAAGACCATTGAGGACTCAACCAATCCTCTGCTAACGAAACGGAGGAAGAAAGCCAATAGCGCCGTGGCGAACCCATAG
- the il10 gene encoding interleukin-10, with the protein MTPRSLVLSVLVLLSLLSSALCTPLCNNHCCRFVETFPVRLKKLREDYLQIRDFYEANNDLDTALLDQTVEDSFKSPFACHAMNSILDFYLSTVLPTAMAGVTEDTKELKPHVESIQHIFDQLKADVTSCRNYFSCKKQFDINNLNSTYTQMESKGLYKAMGELDVLFNYIETYLASKRQRNQVASS; encoded by the exons ATGACTCCTCGTTCTCTCGTCCTGTCCGTCCTGGTGCTCCTGTCTCTCCTCAGCTCAGCTTTGTGCACTCCTTTGTGCAACAACCACTGCTGCCGCTTCGTGGAGACCTTCCCAGTCAGACTCAAGAAGCTGAGAGAGGACTATTTACAGATCAGAGACTTCTAT GAAGCAAACAATGACCTGGACACAGCACTACTAGACCAGACCGTCGAGGACTCTTTTAAA AGCCCGTTCGCCTGCCACGCCATGAACAGCATACTGGATTTTTACCTGAGCACGGTGCTTCCCACAGCCATGGCCGGAGTGACAGAGGACACCAAGGAATTAAAGCCTCACGTGGAGTCCATACAGCACATTTTCGACCAGCTCAAGGCTGATGTCACCAGTTGC AGAAACTACTTCTCCTGCAAGAAACAGTTTGACATCAACAACCTAAACTCCACTTACACTCAG ATGGAGAGTAAAGGTCTATATAAGGCCATGGGAGAGCTGGATGTGCTGTTTAACTACATTGAGACATACCTGGCTTCTAAACGGCAGAGAAACCAAGTGGCATCTTCCTGA